A DNA window from Zingiber officinale cultivar Zhangliang chromosome 3A, Zo_v1.1, whole genome shotgun sequence contains the following coding sequences:
- the LOC122052569 gene encoding RNA-directed DNA methylation 4-like isoform X1: protein MSPPSITGNPPPLSLITGNPPPLSLNTGNPPPLSLNTGNPPPLSLITGNPPPLSLITGNPPSQSLITENPRPLSLFTGKPLPLSSITGKPVIVRVKRKASQSKLDSFWLEINERPHKKAFLGLGNLSISDFGTGKVLNELASEKMLVQHLETVGHSQSVKDVLHSFLQQPSRNIKEVKGRSKERRSLYKPDKKHNQLRAKAIKEHEDLARSARFEQIWKKRGSMDAEECSLHEKCHLYDVVRVDAEDETHQRMPKSKVAPEADGAILDKYLPLLWEILPQVAEQIEHDRATTEDNFVYDIYTTGVGVDTDTDNIDEYPFVQVYVEDDYYDGLSQSDYESDDSNAENNPWNDYRDEESDFEDADSEYDQSEEEDQEDWRWGYR, encoded by the exons ATGTCTCCTCCGTCGATCACCGGAAACCCTCCTCCGCTGAGTTTGATCACAGGAAACCCTCCTCCGCTCAGTTTGAACACAGGAAACCCTCCTCCGCTGAGTTTGAACACAGGAAACCCTCCTCCGCTGAGTTTGATCACAGGAAACCCTCCTCCACTGAGTTTGATCACAGGAAACCCTCCTTCCCAGAGTTTGATCACAGAAAACCCACGTCCGCTGAGTTTGTTCACAGGAAAGCCTCTTCCACTGAGTTCGATCACTGGAAAGCCGGTGATCGTAAGGGTTAAACGGAAGGCCTCCCAATCAAAACTTGACTCCTTCT GGTTGGAGATTAATGAAAGGCCACATAAAAAAGCATTCTTGGGTCTTGGAAATCTCTCCATATCTGATTTCGGCACAGGAAAAG TTCTCAATGAGCTTGCAAGTGAGAAGATGTTAGTTCAGCATCTTGAGACAGTTGGGCACTCCCAGTCTGTCAAAGATGTGTTGCATTCTTTTCTG CAGCAACCTTCCAGAAATATAAAAGAAGTTAAGGGGAGATCTAAGGAGCGTAGAAGTTTGTATAAACCTGATAAG AAACATAATCAATTGCGGGCCAAGGCTATAAAAGAGCATGAG GATCTTGCTAGAAGTGCTCGATTTGAACAAATATGGAAGAAGAGGGGAAGCATGGATGCAGAAGAATGCTCTTTGCATGAAAAGTGTCATTTGTATGATGTTGTTCGAGTTGATGCCGAAGATGAAACTCACCAAAGGATGCCAAAGTCCAA AGTTGCTCCTGAGGCTGATGGTGCAATTTTGGATAAGTATTTACCACTTCTATGGGAAATCCTTCCACAAGTAGCTGAACAGATTGAACATGACAGAGCAACTACAGAAG ATAACTTTGTTTACGACATATATACCACGGGCGTTGGTGTGGACACAGACACGGATAACATTGATGAATATCCATT TGTGCAAGTTTATGTAGAGGATGATTATTATGATGGTCTGTCACAATCTGATTATGAAAGTGATGATTCAAATG CTGAGAACAATCCATGGAATGATTATCGCGATGAAGAGTCTGACTTTGAAGATGCTGACTCAGAATATGATCAAAGTGAAGAGGAAGATCAAGAGGACTGGAGATGGGGATATCGTTAA
- the LOC122052569 gene encoding RNA-directed DNA methylation 4-like isoform X2, with amino-acid sequence MSPPSITGNPPPLSLITGNPPPLSLNTGNPPPLSLNTGNPPPLSLITGNPPPLSLITGNPPSQSLITENPRPLSLFTGKPLPLSSITGKPVIVRVKRKASQSKLDSFWLEINERPHKKAFLGLGNLSISDFGTGKVLNELASEKMLVQHLETVGHSQSVKDVLHSFLQPSRNIKEVKGRSKERRSLYKPDKKHNQLRAKAIKEHEDLARSARFEQIWKKRGSMDAEECSLHEKCHLYDVVRVDAEDETHQRMPKSKVAPEADGAILDKYLPLLWEILPQVAEQIEHDRATTEDNFVYDIYTTGVGVDTDTDNIDEYPFVQVYVEDDYYDGLSQSDYESDDSNAENNPWNDYRDEESDFEDADSEYDQSEEEDQEDWRWGYR; translated from the exons ATGTCTCCTCCGTCGATCACCGGAAACCCTCCTCCGCTGAGTTTGATCACAGGAAACCCTCCTCCGCTCAGTTTGAACACAGGAAACCCTCCTCCGCTGAGTTTGAACACAGGAAACCCTCCTCCGCTGAGTTTGATCACAGGAAACCCTCCTCCACTGAGTTTGATCACAGGAAACCCTCCTTCCCAGAGTTTGATCACAGAAAACCCACGTCCGCTGAGTTTGTTCACAGGAAAGCCTCTTCCACTGAGTTCGATCACTGGAAAGCCGGTGATCGTAAGGGTTAAACGGAAGGCCTCCCAATCAAAACTTGACTCCTTCT GGTTGGAGATTAATGAAAGGCCACATAAAAAAGCATTCTTGGGTCTTGGAAATCTCTCCATATCTGATTTCGGCACAGGAAAAG TTCTCAATGAGCTTGCAAGTGAGAAGATGTTAGTTCAGCATCTTGAGACAGTTGGGCACTCCCAGTCTGTCAAAGATGTGTTGCATTCTTTTCTG CAACCTTCCAGAAATATAAAAGAAGTTAAGGGGAGATCTAAGGAGCGTAGAAGTTTGTATAAACCTGATAAG AAACATAATCAATTGCGGGCCAAGGCTATAAAAGAGCATGAG GATCTTGCTAGAAGTGCTCGATTTGAACAAATATGGAAGAAGAGGGGAAGCATGGATGCAGAAGAATGCTCTTTGCATGAAAAGTGTCATTTGTATGATGTTGTTCGAGTTGATGCCGAAGATGAAACTCACCAAAGGATGCCAAAGTCCAA AGTTGCTCCTGAGGCTGATGGTGCAATTTTGGATAAGTATTTACCACTTCTATGGGAAATCCTTCCACAAGTAGCTGAACAGATTGAACATGACAGAGCAACTACAGAAG ATAACTTTGTTTACGACATATATACCACGGGCGTTGGTGTGGACACAGACACGGATAACATTGATGAATATCCATT TGTGCAAGTTTATGTAGAGGATGATTATTATGATGGTCTGTCACAATCTGATTATGAAAGTGATGATTCAAATG CTGAGAACAATCCATGGAATGATTATCGCGATGAAGAGTCTGACTTTGAAGATGCTGACTCAGAATATGATCAAAGTGAAGAGGAAGATCAAGAGGACTGGAGATGGGGATATCGTTAA
- the LOC122054083 gene encoding protein DEHYDRATION-INDUCED 19 homolog 4-like, which translates to MVRLGVPGVDSLGYQNLMVNEFLDCFNRDDLTPEDLSIYEFKVDGIPQPLTCPYCNAPHDLGSLCSHLAQKHFFESRPAVCPGCDSNQTQTQMLYHIVEAHRSMLRISFFSWHKSANF; encoded by the exons ATGGTCCGCCTTGGAGTTCCAGGGGTCGACAGTTTGGGCTACCAGAACTTGATGGTCAATGAATTTCTAGACTGCTTTAATAGAGACGATCTTACTCCAG AAGATTTGAGCATCTATGAATTCAAAGTGGATGGGATTCCACAGCCTTTAACCTGCCCGTACTGCAACGCGCCCCATGATCTTGGTTCCCTGTGCTCTCACCTTGCCCAGAAGCATTTTTTCGAATCTAGACCTGCT GTTTGTCCTGGCTGCGATTCGaatcaaacacaaacacaaatgcTTTATCACATTGTAGAAGCTCACCGATCCATGTTGAGGATATCCTTTTTTTCATGGCATAAGTCAGCCAACTTTTGA